The Balneolales bacterium ANBcel1 DNA segment GATCCACATCGCCGTCGGGAGCCATCCAGCGCCGGGTGACGGCAAAAATATGACGCTTCAGGTCGGGATGAAGGTCGCCGGGAATCATCTCCCCATGCTCGAAATCATCCACTGAATCGTACCGGCGGAATTGCGGCAACTCAGGTACCCCCGCCCATCCGGAGTACTCAAACTCGTTCTCATCGGTTTCCGGATCATCAAACCGTTCGATTTGATACCAATCTGAATACGGCGAATCTTCCTGATGCTCCAAAATGTGCTGCCAGGCCCAGAAAGTGACACCTGTGTGATTCCAGGAGTAGTCCATGATCACGCGAATGTCACGCCGGTGCGCCTCCTCGATCACCTTCAGGAACATTTTGTCGGCGGCAGTCCAGACCCACGTATCGGGATCGGCCGGATCTTCCTGCGCCATCAGCTCGCGGTCACCCTCGGGGTCGGGCCCGAAATTCACATCGATATGCCGGAAATTTCTTGCGTCATATTTATGCATGGATGGCGCGTCGTTCAGCGGGTTGAAATAGATCGCCGTGATTCCGAGGTCTTCCAGATAGTCGAGCTGATCCAGCACGCCCTGCAAATCTCCGCCATACCGGCGCATGTGAATCCACTCATAGATGTCCAGATCCGTATCGGCGACCCAATCATCATGAGTGTACCAGTCATGGCCCCACGGAGTCGGCTCCCAGCTATCCGGTTGGTCGTGCGGCCACGAGCCATCAATACTCACCAAATCGGGCTGGTTGTCCGGATCGCCGTCCCGGAATCGCTCGACAAAAATCTGATACCAGATCGCGTCCTGTGTCCATTCCGGCACCGATGTCAGGTCTTCATCCGGCACATGGTCCGGAACGGCATAGGGATCCTCCGGCGAACCGCATCCAAAAAGCAATAACGCGAGAAAGAGCAACGCCATGATCAGGCCGGACGGGCACCATCCGGCATTCCAGGATTTGTAACAACGGCCGCCAGGATAACCTGTGCTACTGGTTTCCGAATGGGAGTGATCTGCCTTTCCGGTAAAATCACACTGCGAAGACAAACGATTTTTCATTTGAGTAACATCATTTTTCGGGTGAAGGTATGCTGGCCGGCCTGCATTCGGATCAAATAGGTACCGCTGCTGAGGCCGGATGCGTCGAAGTTAACTGTGTGTGCCCCCGGTTCCTGCCGGTTATTGACCAGAGTCGCTGCCCTCCTGCCGAGCATATCAAAAACCGCAATTTCGACATGAACCGCTTCCGGTAACTCGTAGGCTATTGTGGTCGCAGGATTGAACGGGTTTGGATAGTTTTGGTGCAAGGAATAGCGTTCCGGAAGCTCATCAGTCATGGAAGAGGTCGGATCACCGAGCCGTTCATATACCCGATATCCCCAGGCCGGCAATGTGACCGTCTCCTGGCCATGATAGTTGGATACACTTCCGGTAAAAATTTCACGATACTGTCCGGAGTATCCGTCATTGGACTCCAAAGTCACCGTTTGTTCAGAGTCCGACAGGTTATACATCACAAACACCTGATCCTCATCCACAGACCGCGTGAATGCATATACATCCTGATCGTTGGAAGTGCCGACCCGTTGCGGCTGACCTCCCAAATCGCCGTTCCAGAGAGCCTGGTTTTCCCTCTTCAGTTGCAGAAGAGACGTGTACATATCCTTTTTCGGATGCTCCTGCCAGTTGATCTGGTCTTTCTCGAAAAAGGCGAGCCTTTCGTCCAGACCCGCTTCCTGCCCGCTGTAAATCAGCGGCATACCAGATATCGTATGTGTCAGCACGGCAAAAACTTCTGCAGCGTCCCCGAACAATTCGGCGGTCGTCCCTACCCACGAATTTTCGTCATGATTGGAGGTAAAATACATCCGGTAGGCTTCCGGTGGAAACCGATTGATTTCATCCTGCATGTAATTGTGCAGATCTCCGGCATCGTCATCTCCGTCGGCAATTCGTCTTAAGACACCGTGACCGAAGCCGTAAAGCCCCCATCCGAATGACATATCAAAACCCAGGTCATGCCATTTTGGCTCATGATGTTCGGCGAGCAAAAAAATATCGGGCCTGGCATCCTTCAACGCCTGGTTGAGATCATCCAGAAAATCATCTTCCAGCACATGGGATACGGCATCATAGCGGAAGCCGTCGACGTTGTACTCTTCTACCCAAAAAAGCATCGCATCGATCATGTAGTCCAGCAAATCGGGATTGGAGTGGTCCAGTTGTATCACATCAGACCAACCTGTGCCGGGTGGAGGGATAAACTCTCCCCCTTCGGTGATGTACCACTCCGGGTGTTCTTCTGTCAAATAGTTATCCCACGATGTGTGATTGGGAACCCAGTCAAGCATCACATACATCCCTCGTTCATGTATCTCCCGGACCAGATCTTCAAAATCTTCCAGTGTTCCGAATTCGGGATTGATATCTTTGTAATCCCTGACCGAGTAGTAGCTGCCCAGCGACCCAAGCCTGTTCTCCAGGCCGATCGGATGGATGGGCATCAGCCATAAAATACCGACACCCATTTCCTCAAGACGGTCAAGATGTTCCGCAAACGCTGAAAATGTTCCTTCTTCGGTATACTGGCGGATATTTACTTCGTACATGCCCAGGTTATAGGTCCAGTCCTGGTGACTTTGTGCAAATACCACCACCGGGGTCAATGTCACAAATATGGCACTCAGCAGTACATTTCGCATATGGCAGGCAAATTTATGGAGAAACGTGTGACTCCAGGCAAATTCTACGCTAGCTTTATCCCAGAATAACGGAGAATATGCCCGGGTGTCACGCACCTCTCATTATTTCAACAACATCATTTTTCGGGTGAAGGTATGCTGGCCGGCCTGCATCCGGATCAGATAGGTACCGCTGCTCAGGCCGGATGCGTCAAAGGTAACCGTATGAGCACCTGCAGACTGAGGGGTATTCACCAGTGTCGCGACCCGGCGTCCGAGTATGTCGTAAACATGGAGATCGACATGAGCATCATGAGCCAGCTCATACGAAATCGTGGTTGCCGGATTGAACGGATTCGGGTAATTCGGGTTCAGGGCAAAACGCTCCGGCCGCTCTGCGTACCCATCCTCCGGATCCGCTGATGTCGGCGCTATACCCTGTGGCGGTGTCTCCAGCGGCTCTGTCGTATAGATGCGGAATACGCCGGGCGGGACTTCAACAGACCAGTTATCACCGAGCATATCGCCGGTTACCTCAATCGACTCGCCGGAGAAGTATTCATACCAGGTGCCGGTTTCGGTAAATCGCGGCCGGATTTCCATGAATTCGACATCAAAATTACCGGCTATCACCGCGTCCATCGTTTCGTGCTGCAGCGTGATGGTTTTGATGGATGTGTTCATGCCATAGAAATTGACCTCGGTATCGGTATCGTGGAACACCGGGTTTTCCTGACGCATTTTGAGCAGCCACTGCCAGGTCTGATACACCGCGTAGCGATCCGGATCGTCGTAATAATCCCATCGCACGGGTTTGCGATCGGTTCGTCCGGGATCGCCGGGTTCACAATCCCCATTGGTGCCGTCGCCGGGTTTGAGGCATTCGTCCGGTCCGCCGCCATACCCAAGCTCACCGAACTGCCAGAGCATCTTGGGTCCGGGGATAGTCAGGAAAAACGCGCCGGCCAGTTTTTGCCGGTTCAGAGCGTTGGTGAGTCGGGTGATATCGTATCGATCGCCGCTGTTTCCATAATTCAGATTCTTGAACATCAGCCACTGCTCGTCGTGGCTCTCCATGTAGCCGATCAGGTTTGGATGCTCCCAGTCACGGTTCCGGTAATAGACCCCGGAAAAATTGGACTTGTTGCTGTCGTGCCAACCCATGGAGGCTTCGCTGTAGTTGTAGTTGTGATTGCCCCAGAGCAGCATGCCGTTATAGCCCTCATCCGTTCGGTATGCGGCCAGCTCTTTTTCCTCTTCGTTGGCGGCAAAATGTTCGAGGATGATGTAGGAATCCGGGTCCACGCTCCACATCTCATCCGCCATGCGCTTCAGATTTGCGATACGCTCGGGATTGTAGCCGTCCAGCATCCCGCCCTCCTGCACATTAGTGGCGAACCCTTTGGTCAGGTCGAACCGGAATCCGTCCACATTAAACTCTTCCAGCCAGTAGCGATTGGCCCGGTCCATCCAGTACTTGATGAAAGGATGGTCGTGATTGAGGTGGTTGAATACATTATAGGCGTGTCCGGGACCGATGAGTGGGTTGGTATTCCGGTTTTCGCCGTACAGGCGGATGAGCGGTGACTGGCCCGTCGCGTGGTTGTAGACCACATCCAGAATAACGGCCATATCCCGTTTGTGCGCCTCGTCCACCAGCCGGCGGAATTCGTCGGCCGGACCGTAGGCTTTGTCCAGGGCAAGGTGGAAATTGGGATTGTAGCCCCAGCTGTCGTTACCGTCGAAGTTGCTCACCGGCATCAGCTCGATGGCGTTGACCCCCAGCCGGTGGAGGTAGTCGAGTGTATCGGCGAGGTTGGCGTAGGTTCCGTTATCCAGAAAATCGCGTATCAGCAACTCGTATATCACCAGTTCGGACGGGTCGGGCCGCTGATAGTCCGTTGCCTGCCACTGGTACGGCTGCCGTCCTGTTTCCAGTATACTGACCATGTGCTCGGTCATGCCGTGGGGATATTCCTTCAGGCCGGGATAGACGGCACTGGAGATATGCCGGTCCTTCCACGGGGAGAGGACCTTGTGTGAAAACGGATCACCCATGCGGATGTCGCCGTCAATCAGGTACTGGAAGCCATACTCCAAACCGGGCTCGAGTCCGTCGAGAGTGAGCCAGAACAGAACACTGTCGGCCGAGGCGGTTTCACGCGCCATGAAATAGTCGGTATCGGCCTGCCAGTCGTTGAAGTCACCGATCACATAGACAAACTCCTTTTCGGGGGCCCAGAGCACCAGGGTGGCTTTGCTGTCGTCTCCTTCGTGGTAGTTGATGCCATGTTCCATTCCATCCGGAACCGGTATTTCCGTGATACCGGGATTGATGATGACTTCAAACGATGCTTCGGCTGTATTTCCTCCATCATCCTCGGCCACAATGCGGACATGGGTCTCGCCGGAATCCTGCGGTGTGAAGTCGTAGCTTAGAGTAGGGCCGGATTCCTGTGCGACCGAGTTTTCATTGATAAAGAGCTCCAGGGTGACGGTAGCCACTCCGGTCACGTGCGCGGAAGCTTCAATGGTAATCACTTCCGATGGATTGACGATCAGCGGGCCCATGGAGGGCAGCCGGGGCAGGTCAAACCTGACGATCAGTTCCTCGCCGTAGATATCCACGAAAAAGTCCTCTGTCTGCGGACTCCCTCCTTCCCCGCGAAATACCATGGCAAGCTGGTGAATTTCCCCGGTACTCTGTGGAAGTCCGTAGAAGTCGCGGATATCTTCAATATGAAGTTCCCAGATATCACCACCCGTGTTATCG contains these protein-coding regions:
- a CDS encoding alpha-amylase family glycosyl hydrolase — encoded protein: MRTEPAFPVLDSPVTIIFDASETDLAGYGGDVYTHTGVILNEGGDWSYVIGDWGNDNNQPQLDNTGGDIWELHIEDIRDFYGLPQSTGEIHQLAMVFRGEGGSPQTEDFFVDIYGEELIVRFDLPRLPSMGPLIVNPSEVITIEASAHVTGVATVTLELFINENSVAQESGPTLSYDFTPQDSGETHVRIVAEDDGGNTAEASFEVIINPGITEIPVPDGMEHGINYHEGDDSKATLVLWAPEKEFVYVIGDFNDWQADTDYFMARETASADSVLFWLTLDGLEPGLEYGFQYLIDGDIRMGDPFSHKVLSPWKDRHISSAVYPGLKEYPHGMTEHMVSILETGRQPYQWQATDYQRPDPSELVIYELLIRDFLDNGTYANLADTLDYLHRLGVNAIELMPVSNFDGNDSWGYNPNFHLALDKAYGPADEFRRLVDEAHKRDMAVILDVVYNHATGQSPLIRLYGENRNTNPLIGPGHAYNVFNHLNHDHPFIKYWMDRANRYWLEEFNVDGFRFDLTKGFATNVQEGGMLDGYNPERIANLKRMADEMWSVDPDSYIILEHFAANEEEKELAAYRTDEGYNGMLLWGNHNYNYSEASMGWHDSNKSNFSGVYYRNRDWEHPNLIGYMESHDEQWLMFKNLNYGNSGDRYDITRLTNALNRQKLAGAFFLTIPGPKMLWQFGELGYGGGPDECLKPGDGTNGDCEPGDPGRTDRKPVRWDYYDDPDRYAVYQTWQWLLKMRQENPVFHDTDTEVNFYGMNTSIKTITLQHETMDAVIAGNFDVEFMEIRPRFTETGTWYEYFSGESIEVTGDMLGDNWSVEVPPGVFRIYTTEPLETPPQGIAPTSADPEDGYAERPERFALNPNYPNPFNPATTISYELAHDAHVDLHVYDILGRRVATLVNTPQSAGAHTVTFDASGLSSGTYLIRMQAGQHTFTRKMMLLK
- a CDS encoding alpha-amylase family glycosyl hydrolase — encoded protein: MRNVLLSAIFVTLTPVVVFAQSHQDWTYNLGMYEVNIRQYTEEGTFSAFAEHLDRLEEMGVGILWLMPIHPIGLENRLGSLGSYYSVRDYKDINPEFGTLEDFEDLVREIHERGMYVMLDWVPNHTSWDNYLTEEHPEWYITEGGEFIPPPGTGWSDVIQLDHSNPDLLDYMIDAMLFWVEEYNVDGFRYDAVSHVLEDDFLDDLNQALKDARPDIFLLAEHHEPKWHDLGFDMSFGWGLYGFGHGVLRRIADGDDDAGDLHNYMQDEINRFPPEAYRMYFTSNHDENSWVGTTAELFGDAAEVFAVLTHTISGMPLIYSGQEAGLDERLAFFEKDQINWQEHPKKDMYTSLLQLKRENQALWNGDLGGQPQRVGTSNDQDVYAFTRSVDEDQVFVMYNLSDSEQTVTLESNDGYSGQYREIFTGSVSNYHGQETVTLPAWGYRVYERLGDPTSSMTDELPERYSLHQNYPNPFNPATTIAYELPEAVHVEIAVFDMLGRRAATLVNNRQEPGAHTVNFDASGLSSGTYLIRMQAGQHTFTRKMMLLK